A single genomic interval of Juglans regia cultivar Chandler chromosome 1, Walnut 2.0, whole genome shotgun sequence harbors:
- the LOC109019730 gene encoding putative pentatricopeptide repeat-containing protein At3g01580 codes for MKRRELLVKLFEVCNNVNSVAQLHSQTLKAGFAHDSFFAVKLTSLYSRYTRLQHVRKLFDETPHRTVHLWNAVLGSYSREKRWEETLHLFHHMISNGISTEEKPDNFTIPIALKACAGLRALEYGKLIHGFVKKNAWVGMNIFVGSALIEFYSKCGQLAEALRVLEDFSRPDVVMFTSMVSGYEQNGFPEEAIAFFSRLVMVECVNPDSVMLVSVVSACSQLLNFKLGSCVHGFVIRRGFDAELSLVNSLLNLYAKTGSIRIAANLFRRMPEKDIISWSSMVACFAHNGVAIEALDLFKEMIDRGIEPNSVTLISALQACADACNLEDGKKIHELAAWKGFELDVLVSTALIDMYMKCFLPDKAMDVFKRIPKKDVVSWAALLGGYAHNGMAYKSMELFRDMLSNETQPDAVAMVKILAACSESGILQQAVCLHGYVIASGFNNNIFVGASLIELYSKCGSINSATKVFEGMINKDVVIWSAMIAGYGTHGQGRKALATFDLMVKSAAVRPNHVTLLSILSACSHAGLVKEGMEIFNRMSLEHQLKPNSEHYGIMVDLLGRTGQLDKAMDIINHMPTPAGPHVWGALLGACRIHHNIEMGEIAAKNLLQLDPSHVGYYILLSHIYAVDERWHDAAEVRTQIKEKGLKKIFGQSVVEIRNEVRSFVADDRFHPDFEQIYGFMRNLEVIMREDGYVLDGTVYVT; via the coding sequence ATGAAAAGGAGGGAACTGCTTGTCAAGCTGTTCGAAGTATGTAACAATGTCAATTCAGTGGCACAATTGCACTCTCAGACTCTCAAAGCCGGCTTTGCCCATGACAGTTTCTTTGCCGTCAAACTCACCTCCCTCTATTCGAGATATACCCGTCTTCAGCACGTACGCAAGCTGTTCGACGAAACGCCCCACAGAACCGTCCATCTCTGGAACGCTGTACTCGGTAGTTATTCTAGAGAGAAGCGATGGGAGGAGACTTTGCATCTCTTCCATCACATGATATCTAATGGAATTTCCACCGAGGAAAAACCTGATAATTTCACAATACCCATTGCTTTAAAGGCCTGCGCGGGGTTGCGGGCGCTTGAATATGGCAAACTGATTCATGGGTTTGTGAAGAAGAATGCTTGGGTTGGCATGAACATCTTTGTGGGTTCTGCATTGATTGAATTCTACTCCAAATGTGGACAATTGGCTGAAGCTTTAAGAGTACTCGAGGACTTTTCTAGACCGGATGTTGTTATGTTTACTTCGATGGTTTCTGGCTATGAACAAAATGGTTTTCCTGAAGAAGCGATTGCATTTTTCTCTCGACTGGTGATGGTGGAGTGCGTTAATCCTGATTCAGTGATGCTTGTCAGTGTGGTTTCTGCTTGTTCTCAGTTGTTGAATTTTAAGCTTGGAAGCTGTGTACATGGTTTTGTAATTAGGAGGGGTTTTGACGCTGAATTGTCTTTGGTCAACTCATTATTGAATTTATATGCAAAGACTGGTTCGATCAGAATTGCAGCTAATTTGTTCAGGAGGATGCCAGAAAAAGATATAATATCATGGAGCTCAATGGTCGCTTGTTTTGCTCATAATGGTGTTGCTATTGAGGCATTAGATCTTTTCAAGGAAATGATTGATAGGGGAATCGAACCAAATTCAGTTACTCTGATCAGTGCATTACAAGCATGTGCAGATGCCTGTAATTTAGAAGATGGTAAGAAGATCCATGAACTTGCTGCTTGgaaaggttttgagttggacgTCTTGGTTTCCACAGCTCTAATTGATATGTATATGAAGTGCTTCTTACCTGACAAAGCAATGGATGTATTCAAACGAATTCCCAAGAAAGATGTGGTTTCCTGGGCTGCTTTGTTAGGTGGGTATGCTCACAATGGAATGGCATACAAGTCAATGGAACTCTTCCGTGATATGCTATCCAATGAAACACAACCTGATGCTGTTGCTATGGTGAAAATTCTGGCAGCTTGTTCAGAATCAGGGATTCTCCAGCAAGCTGTTTGCCTTCACGGATATGTAATTGCAAGTGGCTTTAATAACAACATTTTTGTAGGTGCTTCACTCATAGAGTTGTACTCAAAATGCGGTAGCATAAATAGTGCGACAAAAGTATTTGAAGGGATGATAAACAAAGATGTTGTTATTTGGAGTGCGATGATTGCAGGTTATGGAACTCATGGGCAAGGCAGAAAAGCTTTAGCAACATTTGATCTAATGGTTAAGAGTGCGGCAGTTAGGCCAAATCATGTAACACTTCTCTCAATTTTATCTGCTTGTAGCCATGCAGGTTTGGTTAAAGAAGGGATGGAGATATTTAATAGGATGTCACTTGAACACCAACTGAAGCCAAACTCGGAACATTATGGGATAATGGTTGATCTTCTCGGCCGGACGGGACAGTTAGATAAGGCCATGGACATTATTAACCACATGCCAACTCCAGCTGGGCCCCATGTTTGGGGAGCCCTTCTGGGTGCTTGTCGAATCCATCACAATATTGAGATGGGAGAGATCGCTGCAAAGAATCTTCTGCAGTTAGATCCTAGTCATGTGGGGTATTACATACTGCTATCACATATTTATGCTGTGGATGAGAGATGGCATGATGCGGCAGAAGTTAGAACTCAAATAAAGGAGAAGGGGCTGAAGAAGATCTTTGGCCAAAGTGTGGTTGAGATAAGGAATGAGGTCCGTAGTTTTGTAGCTGATGACAGATTCCACCCGGACTTTGAGCAGATTTATGGTTTTATGAGAAATTTGGAGGTGATAATGAGAGAGGATGGCTATGTTCTTGATGGCACAGTTTATGTTACATGA